The Opitutus sp. DNA window CCCTGGACGAAGTCCTCGGCAAGTCGCCCGGACAGGTACTGCAATCCAGCGCAACTGACCCTGAGACGATCCTGGCGATGCGGGCAGCGCTGAACGCCGGCGAAGGTTTTAAAGGCGAGATCATCAACTGCGGTAAAGCCGGCCAGATCTACTGGCTCGACCTCAACATCATTCCGCTGCGCGACGACGCTGGGCTGCTCACCGGGTTTATGGCGATCGAGCTGGATATCACCGCACGCAAACACGCCGAGGTTTTGCTCAAGGAACAGGCCGAACGCACCGAGCTGGCGATGGAGAGCGGCGGACTCGGCCTGTGGGACTGGAACGTCGTCACCGGCGAAACCCTCTTCGACCACCGCTGGGCCGCCATCGTTGGCGAGGAGTTGGCCGATTTGCGCCCCCACGTCGACGAATGGCTAACGCGCTGCCACCCGGTTGACCTGCCGATCGCCCAGGCCGCGCTGCAGCGCCACTTCTCCGGAGAGACCGCGTTTTATCAGTGCCGGCACCGGGTCAAACACCGCCGCGGCCACTGGCTGTGGATCATGGATTGCGGCCGCGTCGTGAGTCGCTCAGCCGACGGCAAACCGTTGCGTATGGTCGGCACCCACCATGACATCACGAGCACGCAACTCGCCCAGCTTGAGATCGAGCGGCACGTCACCGCGCTCGACCACACCAGCCGCTTGGCCAAGGTCGGCGCCTGGGAATACAACCCGCTCCTGCAAACCCTCACCTGGAGCGACCAGGTGCGCGTGATCCACGAGGTCGACGCCTACTACGAGCCCACGCTGGCCACCGCCACCGCCTTCTACCTCGGCGAGGCCGCCGCCACGATCAAGGGGCTCATTAAAGCCGCCCTCGACCACGGCACGCCCTTCGACATCGAACTGCCCTTCTGCACCGCCCAGGGCAACCACCTCTGGGTGCGCGCCGTCGGCGAAGCCAGCCGCGTGGGTGAAACCACCGTGCTCCTTCGCGGCGCTTTGCAGGACATCACCGAGTCGCACCGCCAGCGCGAGTTGCTCGCCCATGCCAAAGACGCCGCCGAGGCCGCCACCCGCGCCAAGGCCGATTTCCTGGCCAACATGAGCCACGAAATCCGCACCCCCATGAACGCGGTCATCGGCATGACCGAGCTGCTCCAAGGCTCGCCGCTCGACGCCGAACAAACCGAGTTAGTTGGCACCATCCGCACCAGTGGCGAGGCGCTGCTGAGTTTGATTAACGACATCCTCGATTTCTCCAAAATCGAGTCCGGCTACCTCGAACTCGAGCACATGCCGGTCAACCTGCGCGACTGCCTTGAAACCGCTGTGTCAATCAGCGGACACAGTGCCGCCGCCAAGGGGATCGACTTGATGCTCGAAATCGAACCGGGCACTCCCGAGGCCATGCTCGGCGACTCCACCCGTCTGCGCCAAGTCGTCACCAACCTGTTAAGCAACGCGGTCAAATTCACCACTCAAGGCGAGGTGTTAGTGAGCCTCTCCCTGCAAGCGGACCAGCGCCTGCGTTTTGCGGTGCGCGACACCGGTATGGGCATTCCCGCCGACAAGCTCGACCGGCTGTTCAAGTCGTTCAGCCAAGTGGACAGCTCCATCACGCGCAATTTCGGCGGCACGGGGCTGGGGCTGGCGATCAGCCAACGCCTGGTCGAGATGATGGGCGGGCGCATCGGCGTGGAATCCACCCCGGGCCAAGGCTCCACCTTCAGCTTTGAGATCCCCTACGAAAGTGCCGCCTGCCCGCCGCGCGCCGGCGAAGGTGACAGGGCAGTGTTGGCCGGACGCCGCCTGCTCATCGTCGATGACAACGACTCCAACCGCCGCATCCTCGCCAGCCAGTGCAGCGGCTGGGGACTCGACGCACAGACGGTCGACTCCGGCGCCGCCGCCCTCCAGTTAATCGACGCCGGCACCCGTTTTGACGCGGCGCTCATCGACGTACAAATGCCCGGCATGGACGGGCTGACGCTCGCCGCCGAGTTGCGTCGCCGCCTACCCGCGAGCCAACTGCCGCTGCTGGTGCTGACCTCGCAAGGCACCACCGCGCAGGCCTTCGCTGGGCTCGACGTGGCCCGCGTGCTGAGCAAACCGGCGCGCGCCGAGGTACTCCGAGGTGCATTAGGTGAGCTCTTTCAGCCCAAGCCCACGAAGGCGAAAGCCGACGCGGCCGGGGCTGCGGCGGCGAATGGGAACTCAGGCGTGGCAGGGGCGGAGACGGGGGCGGACGCGCCTACGCTGAAGCCGGCGCTGCGCATATTATTGGTGGAAGACATCGAGATTAACCAACAAGTGGCGACGCTGCTGTTGGGGCGGCTCGGGTACACGGCGGCGATTGCCAACAACGGTGTGGAAGCGCTTGAAGCGGTGGCCAAAGAGACCTTTGACCTGATCTTTTTGGACATGCAGATGCCCGAGATGGACGGGTTAACCTGTGCGGGCCACCTGTGTGCGAAATACCCGGCGTCGACGCGCCCGTGGATCACGGCGATGACGGCCAACGCGCTGGAAGGGGACAGGGAAAAGTGTATTGGGGCCGGCATGGACGACTATGTGAGCAAGCCGATCAGCGGCCAGGCGCTGACGGGGGCGATCGCGCGGGCGGCCGAAGGCCTGCGCGGGCGGAGGGAGGGCCAAGGAGCAATGACCAATGTCCAATGACCAATGACTAATGACCAATGCTCAACCCGAGGATTGCCGCGAAGGTTGAACGTTCTCCGCACCTCCGCCTGCTAAACATTGGTCATTGCTCCTTGGACATTGATCATTGGTCCTTGGTCATTGGCCCTTGGTCATTGGTAATTGGTCCTTGGCGCTTTTTCCGTTTGTGCCCGCGCCGATTGATCTCCGGACTGCCCCTTTTCCTATCACCATGTCACTAAACTCCACGCCGCTCCGCACCCTTGATCCCGAGATCCACTCGGCCCTCGCTTCCGAGTTTTCCCGTCAGCAGAGCCACATCGAGCTCATCGCCTCCGAAAACTTCACCTACCCGGCCGTCATGGAGGCCCAGGGTAGCGTGCTCACCAACAAATACGCCGAGGGTTACCCCGCCAAGCGCTGGTACGGCGGCTGCGAGTACGTCGACAAGATCGAGCAAATCGCCATCGACCGCGCCAAACTGCTCTTCGGTGCCGAGTACG harbors:
- a CDS encoding CHASE domain-containing protein, whose amino-acid sequence is MPLPLHFRASKLRTLTPLVIALGLALSAALAWQAEKTAASSDLQRFQRFNERIQAAVTRSVRRFDYGLRGSMALWPATKSVERGEFTQMFTARDLPSEFPGALGLGFIKRVERADIPAFLAATRADEAPDFKLKTSGEAADLFVIEFIEPLAKNQAAQGFDVGQEKNRRAAAERAMLTGQAALTEPIILVQAKDEGPGFLYFYPVYKNGTHPVTPEQRRAALLGWTYMPIVASRIFAHVTEEVGGELDFEIFQGETLDAAHTIFDADGHLKGSTGTVTAQNYTQRQFHTTTPVSVGGLMWTLATSTTPKFNHTSRLGVYSAAIGGPLLTLLLAALLMNLSRTTRKAQALATAMTADLAAAKAKAEMLALVATRTTNAVVFTDAERRITWVNAGFTRITGYTLDEVLGKSPGQVLQSSATDPETILAMRAALNAGEGFKGEIINCGKAGQIYWLDLNIIPLRDDAGLLTGFMAIELDITARKHAEVLLKEQAERTELAMESGGLGLWDWNVVTGETLFDHRWAAIVGEELADLRPHVDEWLTRCHPVDLPIAQAALQRHFSGETAFYQCRHRVKHRRGHWLWIMDCGRVVSRSADGKPLRMVGTHHDITSTQLAQLEIERHVTALDHTSRLAKVGAWEYNPLLQTLTWSDQVRVIHEVDAYYEPTLATATAFYLGEAAATIKGLIKAALDHGTPFDIELPFCTAQGNHLWVRAVGEASRVGETTVLLRGALQDITESHRQRELLAHAKDAAEAATRAKADFLANMSHEIRTPMNAVIGMTELLQGSPLDAEQTELVGTIRTSGEALLSLINDILDFSKIESGYLELEHMPVNLRDCLETAVSISGHSAAAKGIDLMLEIEPGTPEAMLGDSTRLRQVVTNLLSNAVKFTTQGEVLVSLSLQADQRLRFAVRDTGMGIPADKLDRLFKSFSQVDSSITRNFGGTGLGLAISQRLVEMMGGRIGVESTPGQGSTFSFEIPYESAACPPRAGEGDRAVLAGRRLLIVDDNDSNRRILASQCSGWGLDAQTVDSGAAALQLIDAGTRFDAALIDVQMPGMDGLTLAAELRRRLPASQLPLLVLTSQGTTAQAFAGLDVARVLSKPARAEVLRGALGELFQPKPTKAKADAAGAAAANGNSGVAGAETGADAPTLKPALRILLVEDIEINQQVATLLLGRLGYTAAIANNGVEALEAVAKETFDLIFLDMQMPEMDGLTCAGHLCAKYPASTRPWITAMTANALEGDREKCIGAGMDDYVSKPISGQALTGAIARAAEGLRGRREGQGAMTNVQ